In the Duncaniella freteri genome, one interval contains:
- the mnmE gene encoding tRNA uridine-5-carboxymethylaminomethyl(34) synthesis GTPase MnmE has protein sequence MMDLYLAEDTICAISTPGGTGGIAVIRVSGPEAVSIVDSLWKGAPLSSAKSHTAHLGEIIDKERSDEPLDQCVATVFRRPNSYTGEDIVEISVHGSRWIQRETIALLIRSGCRMAQPGEYTRRAVMNGRMDLSQAEGVADVIASSSRAAHRIAMSQMKGSISKKLSTLREQLIQLSALLELELDFSEEDVEFADRNRLLQIATDIHNELQRLHNSFQGGNAIKEGIPVAIIGATNAGKSSLLNTLLDDERAIVSDIHGTTRDTIEETLEIGDYLFRFIDTAGLRDTSDPIEQIGISRSRKAISRSVIALLIIDATTVPDDSLDMTALRNHLPEELLSDTGISPSIIVVLNKVDLLDSSSKTKQAINTDKISIENVIPISAKHGTGISDLKHELTKIAKNKDTTDQNDIIITNLRQAEALGQAIESIRPLINGLNNGLESFLIAEHLRETISHLSTITGTIPSTEILNTIFSQFCIGK, from the coding sequence ATGATGGACCTCTACCTTGCTGAAGATACCATCTGTGCGATATCCACGCCTGGAGGCACGGGAGGTATAGCCGTGATTCGCGTGAGCGGACCGGAAGCGGTCAGTATAGTTGACTCTTTGTGGAAGGGAGCACCGCTCTCCTCCGCAAAGAGCCATACAGCACATCTTGGAGAAATAATCGACAAAGAAAGATCCGACGAACCTCTTGACCAATGTGTGGCCACCGTATTTCGCAGGCCCAATTCATATACAGGAGAGGACATCGTTGAAATTTCTGTACACGGCTCACGATGGATACAGCGTGAGACAATCGCACTTCTCATACGTTCAGGATGCAGAATGGCACAACCAGGAGAATACACCCGACGTGCTGTGATGAATGGACGCATGGACCTGTCGCAAGCCGAAGGTGTGGCTGATGTCATAGCCTCGTCGTCACGTGCCGCTCATCGTATAGCCATGAGCCAGATGAAAGGAAGCATCTCGAAAAAACTCTCCACACTACGTGAGCAATTGATACAGCTATCTGCTCTTCTCGAACTTGAACTTGACTTTTCGGAGGAGGACGTAGAGTTTGCCGACCGTAACCGATTGCTCCAGATAGCTACCGATATCCATAATGAACTCCAACGCCTACACAACTCATTCCAAGGAGGCAATGCCATAAAGGAAGGAATCCCTGTAGCAATAATCGGAGCGACAAATGCCGGAAAATCATCACTACTCAACACTCTCCTTGATGATGAACGAGCAATAGTAAGCGACATACATGGCACTACACGCGACACAATCGAAGAGACTCTTGAAATCGGTGATTACCTTTTCCGTTTCATCGATACCGCAGGACTACGCGACACATCCGACCCTATTGAACAGATAGGCATCAGCCGTTCACGTAAAGCCATCAGCAGATCTGTCATAGCGCTCCTTATCATCGATGCAACGACCGTTCCGGATGACAGCCTTGATATGACCGCTCTTAGAAACCACCTTCCGGAGGAATTATTGTCCGACACAGGAATATCACCAAGCATAATAGTTGTACTAAATAAGGTCGACCTGCTTGACTCATCATCCAAAACGAAACAAGCAATCAATACAGACAAGATATCCATTGAAAATGTGATACCCATATCCGCAAAACATGGCACAGGGATATCCGACCTGAAACATGAGCTGACAAAGATTGCAAAAAATAAAGACACCACCGATCAAAACGACATCATAATCACCAATCTGCGCCAGGCTGAAGCTCTTGGTCAAGCCATTGAATCAATCCGACCTCTAATAAATGGGCTCAACAACGGACTTGAAAGCTTCCTCATAGCCGAACATCTACGCGAAACCATTTCCCACCTCTCCACAATAACAGGCACAATCCCCTCCACCGAAATCCTCAACACCATCTTCTCCCAATTCTGCATCGGCAAGTAA
- a CDS encoding DNA/RNA non-specific endonuclease, with protein sequence MQQVPGEYGNLMKVVTNPDVPSQLKSYTGMDVSFNADCHIPNWVSWELTEEKTNGTVPRGDEFFVDPEIKGCAYDYDYRGSGYDRGHMAPAGDMKWSQKAMDECFSFANMCPQLHSLNNGSWKSLEEKCRTWAQIDGKIYIVCGPIMDETPLEYIGDSKVWVPRRFFKVIIAPYSTPARGIGFIMPNGTVVGGMQNCAVSIDEVEKLTGHDFFSTLPDDVEEQIESQCNFHQWSTLKK encoded by the coding sequence ATGCAGCAAGTACCTGGAGAGTATGGCAACCTTATGAAAGTCGTCACCAATCCGGACGTACCCTCTCAGCTAAAGAGCTACACAGGAATGGATGTTTCGTTCAATGCCGACTGTCATATCCCCAACTGGGTGTCATGGGAACTTACTGAGGAAAAGACCAATGGGACGGTGCCACGCGGAGATGAATTTTTTGTAGATCCCGAAATCAAAGGTTGCGCTTACGACTATGACTACCGTGGATCGGGATATGACCGTGGTCACATGGCTCCGGCAGGTGACATGAAATGGAGCCAGAAAGCAATGGACGAATGCTTTTCATTCGCCAACATGTGCCCGCAGTTACATTCTCTCAACAACGGTTCCTGGAAATCACTTGAGGAGAAATGCCGTACATGGGCTCAAATAGATGGAAAAATCTATATTGTATGCGGTCCTATTATGGATGAGACCCCATTGGAATATATAGGAGACTCCAAAGTATGGGTGCCGCGCAGGTTCTTCAAAGTAATCATAGCCCCCTACTCTACTCCGGCACGCGGCATAGGTTTCATAATGCCGAACGGCACTGTGGTCGGAGGAATGCAGAACTGTGCTGTATCCATTGACGAGGTAGAGAAACTTACCGGTCATGATTTCTTCTCAACGCTCCCCGACGATGTTGAGGAACAGATTGAGAGCCAATGTAATTTTCACCAATGGAGCACTCTTAAAAAGTAA